The DNA region CAAGATCCTCCGTGCTCATCGGCAGGAGATCTTCTCCACTCATCCGATCCACGGCAGTCTCCATCTGAACAACCCCAACGCCCGCCCTGCATAGTACAGGCCGAGGGCGATCACGACTGCAAACAGAAGCACAGTGATGACCCTGACCACGTTTCGGCTCCTTCGATCCCGCGTCTCGCGCTTGGATCTCTCGGTTCGGCCGGCCCGTTCCCGCTCCAACTGCCTGAGAGCCGCCTTCTCCTCAGCCCGCCGCGATTCGCTGAACTGAGCAATCAGGTCCGCGCCATCGAGTCCGATACAATCGGCGTAGTTGCGAATGAACCCCTTCAGGTAGACCTCGCCGGCGATGACGTCATACTCGCCCTGCTCAATCGCTACGAGATACTTGGTTCGAATCTTGGTAGCCTCGCTCACCTGTTCAAGGGTGATTCCACGCGCCTCCCGCTCCTCCTTGAGCATCGCCCCTATCTCATCCAACAACAGCACCTCCAGTCATCCCCGCAGTCAGCTGCGGCGCCCAAGCGCCTCGCTGAGCTCGTGCTCGCTCATGAACACTTTCCTGGGCTTGCTCCCCTCGTACGGACCGACGATGCCCAGCACTTCCATGGTGTCGATGAGCCTCGCCGCACGCGCGTAGCCCACCCTGAACCTGCGCTGGACTTTCGATATGGACGCTTCCCCAGTCTGCACCACCAGCCGCGCTGCCTCAGCGAAAAGCTCATCATCCTCGGCGATCCCCTGTGGGCCTTCCCGTGAAGTCTCGACACTCTGGGCCTCGTAACTGGGCCTGCCTCGCTTGCGAAGGTAGTCAACCAGGGCAGCCACCTCCTCGTCGGAGATGAAGGCGCCCTGCACACGAATTGGCTTCGGGAGACCAACGGGATGAAACAGCATATCCCCCTTGCCCAGAAGCCGCTCTGCTCCAGCAGTGTCGAGGATAATCCGAGAGTCAATCCCGGATGAGACGGCAAACGCTATTCTGGAAGGTATGTTCGCCTTGATTATGCCCGTAATTATGTCGACAGATGGCCTCTGAGTAGCGATTATCAGGTGAATTCCGGCGGCCCTGGCCATGAAGGCGAGGCGCGCAATTGCCTCCTCCACCTCTCCCTGAGCTATCATCATCAGGTCCGCCAGCTCGTCGACGATCACCACGATATATGGGAGCGGCCGCGTGGCCGGCCTCTCGTTCGCAGCACCGGATCCGCCATCGGAGGCGGTCAGGCCCTGCCTATCCTCATCAGGCTCGGCATCAGCCCCACTAGCGCCGTCCGAATCGAACAGGAATTGATCGATTGTTCCCTTGGCCGCCATGTCGTTGTACTGGGCGATATTGCGCGCTCCTGCGAGCTGGAAAAGGCGATATCTGTTCTCCATCTCCTCCACCACCCATCTGAGGTAGCCAGAGGCCTTCTTGGGGTCGGTGACCACAGGCGCGAGGAGATGCGGTATGCCGTCGTAAACCGACAGTTCCACCCGCTTAGGGTCTATCATGAGAAGCCTTACTTCTTCGGGAGTGGCCTTGAACAGCAGGCTGCATATGATCGAGTTCAAACAGACGCTCTTCCCTGATCCGGTGGCTCCGGCGACCAGGAGGTGCAGGATATCCGCCAGATCCGACACGACCGGCGTGCCCGCTATGTCCTTGCCGAGGGCCATAGTAAGCCGGGAACTGGCATCCTGGAACTCCTTGGATTCAAGGACCTCGCGGAACAGCACGAAGGCCTTCTCTTTGTTGGGAACCTCGATTCCAACAGCCGCCTTGCCAGGGATGGGCGCCTCAATTCGGACCCCTGCCGAGGCAAAGGCCAATGCCAGATCGTCGGCGAGGTTGACTATCTTCGAGACCTTGACCCCGACGCCAGGCTGCACCTCGAACCTGGTAACCACCGGACCCCGGCTAAACGCTGCCACCTTGGCCTGCACTCCGAAACTGGCTAGCGTTTCCTCAAGAATTACTCCCTGAGCACCCGGATCCTCTGCATCTGCGCGCCCTCTCCGCTTCGCGGGCGCGTGGAGGAGACTGGTGGGCGGAAGCTCCGT from Clostridia bacterium includes:
- a CDS encoding helix-turn-helix domain-containing protein — encoded protein: MDEIGAMLKEEREARGITLEQVSEATKIRTKYLVAIEQGEYDVIAGEVYLKGFIRNYADCIGLDGADLIAQFSESRRAEEKAALRQLERERAGRTERSKRETRDRRSRNVVRVITVLLFAVVIALGLYYAGRALGLFRWRLPWIG
- a CDS encoding DNA translocase FtsK, whose amino-acid sequence is MASQRSVRRPTRTASSAGPRRKRERARCSRPFGGDLQAELGGIFLLAAAGISLVSLARGPAGYVGGMAANALVSAFGRGSYAVPLLAAVTGLLMLARRTGYVVSIRLIGLLAAASAVVVAFEMNARGDSGLHMGFVQYVQGVAGGTAEAPGRLGGGALGAGAAWAMLRLFGLTGSWIAVIALGAAGLGVAANIPLAVSASWIVRMAWGLICLVFHGIRMGFDYIVINIFEERPGLCSADHASGKSISGGVAGLAPKDPAPSTAESVAQAAVPSGMPSDNGAPIRTASSAHPDARSGPDIETAISASGPLRQLKLIDDSQLTELPPTSLLHAPAKRRGRADAEDPGAQGVILEETLASFGVQAKVAAFSRGPVVTRFEVQPGVGVKVSKIVNLADDLALAFASAGVRIEAPIPGKAAVGIEVPNKEKAFVLFREVLESKEFQDASSRLTMALGKDIAGTPVVSDLADILHLLVAGATGSGKSVCLNSIICSLLFKATPEEVRLLMIDPKRVELSVYDGIPHLLAPVVTDPKKASGYLRWVVEEMENRYRLFQLAGARNIAQYNDMAAKGTIDQFLFDSDGASGADAEPDEDRQGLTASDGGSGAANERPATRPLPYIVVIVDELADLMMIAQGEVEEAIARLAFMARAAGIHLIIATQRPSVDIITGIIKANIPSRIAFAVSSGIDSRIILDTAGAERLLGKGDMLFHPVGLPKPIRVQGAFISDEEVAALVDYLRKRGRPSYEAQSVETSREGPQGIAEDDELFAEAARLVVQTGEASISKVQRRFRVGYARAARLIDTMEVLGIVGPYEGSKPRKVFMSEHELSEALGRRS